In a single window of the Streptomyces sp. 846.5 genome:
- a CDS encoding SpoIIE family protein phosphatase, whose amino-acid sequence MTQSGDSPVRQPEYPFDETATARAVVDVSGAVAEWNGGARQLLGYTREEIVGRPAVDLLAEGQEAAAPAQGATRWDGTVVLRHRDGREVPVQLLAHRTDPGTTSGGTWLLVSALPRPGSDVRPPEDVPRWAFARSPCPVAIYDTELRLLAVNAAMAGVIGLPEEQIRGLRIPEIGGKPQSAELEQQMLRVLATGERLDVETFMRTGGEAREHAWSAHLTPLVDDRGAVHGVCLTAHDITETYLGRRRLQLVNDASVRIGTTLDITRTAEELTEVCVPHLADFVTVDLLDLLDRDDVGEAHVLPPSVDVVLRREAQLSVTPGCPEAAIDLGSTGAYSPSSPHARCLAAGRPVIQALGKHGAHGWPEPGSPRALVVEEYGLHSVMAVPVLARGVTLGVAVFYRHRHPEPFVPDDVLLAEEITARAAVCIDNARRFTRERGTALALQRSLLPQSLPRPAAVEVASRYLPAAPHAGIGGDWFDVIPLSGLRVALVVGDVVGHGIQASATMGRLRTAVRTLADVDLPPDELLTHLDDLVIRLSQETDVGRPAGDVGATCLYAVYDPISRICAMAAAGHPTPALALPDGTVEFVDIPVGPPLGVGGLPFEAVERELPEGALLALYTDGLIEDRLRDIDEGRAALAEALGRPAGTLDSICQTVLDKLCPASGARDDIALLLARTRVLDASRVADWEVEPDPAAVSRIRHLVTDQLAVWQLDELVFTTELVVSELVTNAIRHAAPPIRLRLIHDATLICEVSDSSSTAPHLRRARTTDEGGRGLLLVAQLTQRWGSRHHARGKTIWAEQSLPE is encoded by the coding sequence ATGACGCAGAGCGGTGACAGCCCGGTCCGGCAGCCGGAGTACCCGTTCGACGAGACGGCTACCGCCCGCGCCGTGGTGGACGTGTCCGGAGCCGTGGCCGAGTGGAACGGGGGCGCCCGGCAGCTCCTGGGGTACACGCGCGAGGAGATCGTCGGCAGGCCCGCCGTCGACCTGCTGGCCGAGGGCCAGGAGGCCGCTGCGCCGGCGCAGGGCGCCACCCGGTGGGACGGCACCGTCGTCCTGCGCCACCGCGACGGCCGTGAGGTACCGGTGCAGCTGCTGGCCCACCGCACCGACCCGGGAACGACCTCTGGCGGTACATGGCTGCTGGTCAGCGCGTTGCCGCGGCCCGGTTCCGACGTCCGGCCGCCGGAGGACGTCCCTCGGTGGGCGTTCGCGCGTTCGCCCTGCCCGGTCGCGATCTACGACACCGAACTGCGGCTGCTCGCGGTGAACGCGGCGATGGCCGGTGTCATCGGGCTGCCCGAGGAGCAGATCCGCGGTCTGCGGATCCCGGAGATCGGCGGCAAACCGCAGAGCGCTGAACTCGAGCAGCAGATGCTGCGCGTCCTGGCCACCGGCGAACGGCTCGACGTGGAGACCTTCATGCGCACCGGGGGAGAGGCACGCGAACACGCCTGGTCGGCGCACCTGACGCCGCTGGTCGACGACCGGGGCGCCGTCCACGGGGTCTGCCTCACCGCCCACGACATCACCGAGACCTATCTCGGTCGGCGCAGGCTGCAACTGGTCAACGACGCCAGCGTGCGCATCGGCACCACGCTGGACATCACCCGCACGGCCGAGGAGCTCACCGAGGTCTGCGTGCCCCATCTGGCGGACTTCGTCACCGTGGATCTACTGGACCTGCTGGACCGCGACGACGTCGGCGAGGCCCACGTTCTGCCGCCGTCGGTGGACGTCGTCCTCAGACGAGAGGCCCAGCTGTCCGTCACTCCCGGCTGCCCGGAGGCCGCGATCGACCTCGGGAGCACGGGCGCCTATTCGCCGTCCTCCCCGCATGCCCGCTGCCTGGCCGCCGGCCGACCGGTGATCCAGGCGCTGGGGAAGCACGGCGCGCACGGCTGGCCCGAGCCGGGCTCGCCGCGGGCCCTGGTGGTCGAGGAGTACGGACTGCACAGCGTCATGGCCGTGCCGGTGCTGGCCCGCGGGGTCACCCTCGGCGTCGCCGTCTTCTACCGGCACCGGCACCCCGAACCCTTCGTGCCCGACGACGTGCTGCTCGCCGAGGAGATCACCGCCCGGGCCGCCGTGTGCATCGACAACGCCCGCCGCTTCACCCGCGAGCGCGGGACCGCCCTGGCCCTCCAGCGCAGCCTGCTGCCGCAGTCCCTGCCCCGCCCCGCCGCGGTCGAGGTGGCGTCCCGCTATCTGCCGGCCGCGCCGCACGCCGGCATCGGCGGTGACTGGTTCGACGTCATCCCGCTGTCCGGCCTGCGGGTCGCCCTGGTCGTCGGCGACGTGGTCGGGCACGGCATCCAGGCGTCGGCGACGATGGGGCGGCTGCGCACCGCCGTACGGACCCTGGCCGATGTCGACCTGCCCCCGGACGAGCTGCTCACCCACCTGGACGACCTGGTCATCCGGCTGTCCCAGGAGACCGACGTCGGCCGGCCCGCCGGCGACGTCGGAGCCACCTGCCTGTACGCGGTGTACGACCCGATCTCGCGGATCTGCGCGATGGCCGCAGCCGGGCACCCCACACCCGCGCTCGCCCTGCCCGACGGCACGGTCGAGTTCGTCGACATCCCGGTGGGCCCGCCGCTGGGCGTCGGGGGCCTGCCCTTCGAAGCCGTCGAACGGGAGCTTCCCGAAGGCGCCCTGCTCGCCCTCTACACCGACGGGCTGATCGAGGACCGGCTCCGCGACATCGACGAGGGCCGCGCCGCGCTCGCCGAGGCGCTCGGCCGCCCGGCCGGAACGCTGGACAGCATCTGCCAGACGGTGCTGGACAAACTGTGCCCCGCGTCCGGAGCCCGCGACGACATCGCCCTCCTGCTGGCGCGGACCCGGGTCCTGGACGCGTCCCGGGTGGCCGACTGGGAGGTCGAGCCCGACCCCGCGGCCGTGTCCCGGATCCGCCACCTGGTCACCGACCAGCTCGCCGTCTGGCAGCTGGACGAACTCGTCTTCACCACGGAACTCGTGGTCAGCGAGCTCGTCACCAACGCGATCCGGCACGCCGCCCCGCCGATCAGGCTGCGCCTGATCCACGACGCCACCCTGATCTGCGAGGTCTCCGACTCCAGCAGCACCGCGCCGCACCTGCGCCGGGCCCGTACCACCGACGAGGGCGGTCGCGGCCTGCTGCTGGTCGCCCAGCTCACCCAGCGCTGGGGCAGCCGCCACCACGCCAGGGGCAAGACGATCTGGGCGGAGCAGTCCCTGCCCGAGTGA
- a CDS encoding S53 family peptidase: protein MVAGAMVLAPSSQASVAAPSARTLLGTSPQWAAASADKGATPSSAQLTARVYLAGQDPAGLAAYAKAVSTAGSAQYGQFLSPAQVQQRFGATPAQIAAVHAWATGAGLQITGSSAHYVDVHGTAASVNRAFGTHLHEYAVQGELRQAPSSDAVLPASVASAILGVTGLSQNAPRNRPQSISVSASEALTADGKAKPKPGLPTVATCSDYWGQKTVSGAPKGYTAKTSFDQCSFVPAQLRKAYGVTASGLTGKGARVAVVDAYGSSTMLADANRFATAHGDSAFRKGQYTEMVTPAAWTKTGPKDGCGGAAGWAGEESLDVEMVHGMAPDAGVVYVGANSCSDQDLLAALSTVVDKHLADVVSNSWSGLMHSTSGDETPAQVAAYEQIFQQGAIEGIGFDFSSGDCGDESPAAAATGANCDPTSTRAQTGFPSSDSWVTDVGGTALAVRNKAGAYGFETDMGTQRSVLSADGKSWTPFPGTFFFGGGGGTSEDFAQPWYQGPVVPSTLAHTLMTGAASKTAQRVTPDVAMNGDLYTSVLVGMSDGAPYSEGGYGGTSVSAPEFSGIQADAIQARHGRPIGFANPELYERFGSKSFTDVVNRTLGKGRQPLNAVADMGVVNGTLKVRLVDFGRDYGLAATKGFDNATGVGSPTEAYLNSFR, encoded by the coding sequence ATGGTCGCAGGCGCGATGGTCCTGGCCCCGTCCTCCCAGGCCTCGGTCGCCGCCCCCTCCGCACGGACCCTGCTCGGCACCAGCCCGCAGTGGGCCGCCGCCTCCGCCGACAAGGGCGCGACGCCGTCGAGCGCGCAGCTCACCGCCCGTGTCTACCTGGCCGGACAGGACCCGGCCGGGTTGGCCGCCTACGCCAAGGCCGTCTCCACCGCCGGCAGCGCCCAGTACGGGCAGTTCCTGTCGCCCGCCCAGGTGCAGCAGCGCTTCGGTGCGACCCCGGCCCAGATCGCCGCCGTGCACGCCTGGGCGACCGGTGCGGGCCTGCAGATCACCGGCAGCAGCGCCCACTACGTCGACGTTCACGGCACCGCCGCATCGGTGAACCGGGCCTTCGGCACCCACCTGCACGAGTACGCCGTCCAGGGCGAACTGCGCCAGGCCCCCAGCAGCGACGCGGTGCTGCCCGCGTCCGTCGCGAGCGCGATCCTCGGTGTGACGGGCCTCAGCCAGAACGCCCCGCGCAACCGTCCGCAGTCCATTTCGGTGAGCGCGTCCGAAGCGCTGACCGCCGACGGCAAGGCGAAGCCCAAGCCCGGTCTGCCGACGGTGGCGACCTGCTCCGACTACTGGGGCCAGAAGACGGTCAGCGGAGCGCCCAAGGGCTACACCGCGAAGACCAGCTTCGACCAGTGCTCCTTCGTCCCCGCCCAGTTGCGCAAGGCCTACGGCGTGACCGCCTCCGGCCTCACCGGCAAGGGCGCCAGGGTCGCGGTCGTGGACGCCTACGGCTCCTCCACCATGCTGGCCGACGCCAACCGCTTCGCCACCGCCCACGGTGACAGTGCCTTCCGCAAGGGCCAGTACACCGAGATGGTCACCCCTGCCGCGTGGACCAAGACCGGCCCCAAGGACGGTTGCGGCGGCGCTGCGGGCTGGGCCGGCGAGGAGTCGTTGGACGTCGAGATGGTGCACGGGATGGCCCCGGACGCCGGTGTCGTCTACGTCGGCGCCAACTCCTGCTCGGACCAGGACCTGTTGGCGGCGCTGAGCACGGTCGTCGACAAGCACCTGGCCGACGTGGTCTCCAACTCGTGGTCCGGTCTGATGCACTCGACCTCTGGCGACGAGACCCCGGCGCAGGTCGCCGCGTACGAGCAGATCTTCCAGCAGGGCGCCATCGAGGGTATCGGGTTCGACTTCTCCTCCGGCGACTGCGGCGACGAGTCCCCGGCCGCCGCGGCCACCGGGGCCAACTGCGACCCGACCAGCACCCGCGCGCAGACCGGGTTCCCGTCCTCGGACAGCTGGGTGACCGACGTCGGCGGAACCGCCCTGGCCGTCAGGAACAAGGCCGGGGCGTACGGCTTCGAGACCGACATGGGCACCCAGCGCTCCGTGCTGAGCGCGGACGGCAAGTCGTGGACCCCGTTCCCCGGCACGTTCTTCTTCGGCGGTGGCGGCGGCACCAGCGAGGACTTCGCCCAGCCGTGGTACCAGGGCCCGGTCGTCCCCAGCACCCTGGCGCACACCCTGATGACCGGCGCGGCCAGCAAGACCGCGCAGCGGGTCACCCCGGACGTCGCCATGAACGGCGACCTCTACACCTCGGTCCTGGTCGGCATGTCCGACGGCGCCCCCTACAGCGAGGGCGGCTACGGCGGCACCAGCGTCTCCGCCCCGGAGTTCAGCGGCATCCAGGCCGACGCGATCCAGGCCCGTCACGGCCGCCCGATCGGCTTCGCCAACCCGGAGCTCTACGAGCGCTTCGGCAGCAAGTCCTTCACCGATGTGGTCAACCGCACGCTGGGCAAGGGCCGGCAGCCGCTGAACGCGGTTGCCGACATGGGCGTCGTCAACGGCACTCTCAAGGTCCGCCTGGTCGACTTCGGTCGTGACTACGGTCTCGCCGCGACCAAGGGGTTCGACAACGCCACCGGGGTCGGCTCGCCGACCGAGGCGTACCTCAATTCCTTCCGGTAG
- a CDS encoding alpha/beta hydrolase, which produces MHDPDWQPDILGDGYRSHTLDLGVDPDGEGAVAAVLVRREPRADEAVRGAVLYVHGFSDYFFQTELADFAAARGLAFYALDLRKCGRARRPGQTPHYVSDLALYDAELEQSVAVVADAHPGLPVILAAHSTGGLVLPLWLDRRRAAGRVAPVAGLVLNSPWFDLQGTPVQRGPLTQALRVVAKIVPLRPLTLPPSVYGETLHVDARGEWEFDLAMKPLEGFPVTPGWLNAIRRGHARLHLGLDIGVPSLVLRSDRTHYETVYSELSDRADAVLDVAQIARWVGCLGAETTVVPIPGARHDVFLSQAEPRERAYAAVGTWLDRRRPLTALS; this is translated from the coding sequence GTGCACGACCCCGACTGGCAGCCGGACATCCTCGGCGACGGCTACCGAAGCCACACGCTCGACCTGGGCGTCGACCCGGACGGCGAGGGAGCGGTCGCCGCGGTCCTGGTACGGCGCGAGCCCCGGGCGGACGAAGCCGTGCGGGGCGCGGTGCTGTATGTGCACGGCTTCTCCGACTACTTCTTCCAGACCGAGCTGGCCGACTTCGCCGCCGCCCGTGGCCTCGCCTTCTACGCACTGGACCTGCGCAAGTGCGGCCGCGCCAGGCGCCCCGGGCAGACCCCGCACTACGTGTCTGACCTCGCCCTGTACGACGCCGAGTTGGAACAGTCCGTGGCCGTGGTCGCCGACGCGCACCCCGGCCTGCCCGTGATCCTCGCCGCGCACTCCACCGGCGGCCTGGTCCTGCCGCTGTGGCTGGACCGCCGACGCGCGGCCGGACGCGTCGCGCCGGTTGCGGGGCTGGTCCTGAACAGCCCCTGGTTCGACCTCCAGGGAACACCGGTGCAGCGCGGGCCGCTCACGCAGGCGCTGCGCGTCGTCGCGAAGATCGTGCCACTGCGCCCGCTCACACTGCCGCCGAGCGTGTACGGCGAGACGCTGCACGTCGACGCCCGCGGCGAGTGGGAGTTCGACCTCGCCATGAAGCCGCTGGAGGGCTTCCCGGTCACTCCCGGCTGGCTCAACGCCATCCGCCGGGGCCACGCCCGCCTGCACCTCGGCCTCGACATCGGCGTCCCCTCCCTGGTGCTGCGCTCCGACCGCACGCACTACGAGACGGTCTACTCCGAACTGAGCGACCGCGCCGACGCCGTGCTCGACGTCGCCCAGATCGCCCGCTGGGTCGGCTGCCTCGGCGCCGAGACCACCGTCGTCCCGATCCCGGGCGCCCGCCACGACGTGTTCCTCTCCCAGGCCGAGCCGCGGGAACGCGCCTACGCCGCCGTTGGCACCTGGCTCGACCGTCGGCGGCCCTTGACCGCCTTGTCGTGA
- a CDS encoding styrene monooxygenase/indole monooxygenase family protein, whose translation MMREVAVVGAGQSGLHLALALQADGHRVTVVSERTPEQIRAGRVLSSQAMFGPARAIERAAGLALWDGTAPDTGALHVVVGVDAKPVLTIDALPGEPAHSVDQRVKTSAWLELFEERGGRVEYRRAEPDDLVRLAERNELTVVAAGRGELGSVFPRDGARSRFEAPQRTLACVYLHGVGAPTGAGDPARIHILPGAGELVLQPGLTLSGTCVILLWEAVPGGPLDVFGDSPAPAETLARSLELIRRHVPWEYEAVLGAEPTDAGAALVGAITPTVRHPVAHPGGDGTAVLGMADTLVLNDPITAQGANSAARCASLYADAVTDRADRPFDEPWMHALFARYWEHARHTVDFTTAMLGPLPDHIGLAFAQAAAHPQVASRLADTYADPADYPRWLGTPEATTQYLASLPSGDGIPL comes from the coding sequence ATGATGCGTGAGGTCGCCGTCGTCGGGGCGGGGCAGTCGGGGCTGCACCTGGCACTGGCTCTGCAAGCGGACGGGCATCGGGTGACCGTCGTCTCCGAGCGCACGCCGGAGCAGATCCGGGCGGGCCGCGTGCTGTCGTCGCAGGCCATGTTCGGGCCGGCCCGGGCCATCGAGCGAGCCGCGGGGCTCGCGCTGTGGGACGGTACGGCTCCCGACACCGGGGCGCTGCACGTGGTGGTCGGCGTCGACGCGAAGCCGGTGCTGACGATCGACGCCTTACCGGGGGAGCCGGCCCACTCGGTGGACCAGCGGGTGAAGACGTCCGCCTGGCTGGAGCTGTTCGAGGAGCGCGGCGGCCGGGTGGAGTACCGCCGGGCGGAGCCGGACGACCTGGTCCGGCTCGCGGAGCGGAACGAGCTGACGGTGGTGGCGGCCGGACGCGGCGAGCTCGGCTCCGTGTTCCCGAGGGACGGGGCACGCAGCCGGTTCGAGGCTCCGCAGCGCACCCTCGCCTGCGTGTACCTGCACGGGGTGGGCGCGCCCACCGGTGCGGGCGACCCGGCCCGGATCCACATCCTCCCAGGGGCGGGCGAGCTCGTCCTGCAGCCCGGACTGACCCTGAGCGGCACGTGCGTGATCCTGCTCTGGGAGGCCGTCCCCGGAGGGCCCTTGGACGTCTTCGGCGACAGCCCCGCCCCGGCCGAGACGCTGGCCCGCTCCCTGGAGCTGATCCGCCGTCATGTCCCGTGGGAGTACGAGGCGGTGCTCGGGGCCGAGCCCACGGACGCCGGGGCCGCGCTCGTCGGGGCGATCACCCCGACCGTGCGCCACCCGGTCGCGCACCCCGGCGGGGACGGCACGGCCGTTCTCGGCATGGCCGACACGCTGGTCCTCAACGACCCGATCACCGCCCAGGGCGCCAACAGCGCGGCCCGCTGCGCGAGCCTGTACGCCGACGCGGTGACCGACCGCGCCGACCGCCCCTTCGACGAGCCGTGGATGCACGCCCTGTTCGCACGGTACTGGGAACACGCCCGTCACACGGTGGACTTCACCACCGCCATGCTCGGACCGCTGCCCGACCACATCGGGCTCGCCTTCGCCCAGGCCGCCGCCCATCCG
- a CDS encoding SGNH/GDSL hydrolase family protein: MMFPRTRRRALMSVVAVLAGTALSFAPLGAAHAAQGTGTRVGAWSPSMTTAGPAFDNQTIRMVVHSSVAGSGVRITLSNRYSSTALDVGTVDVAVQARGGGGYAVRGSTVNVTFGRSGRVTVPAGGQVISDVVPISLSAGENVLVSLYVPGSTGASTWHSDAFDTTYTAPGNHAGDDLVDAFGTTTTSWYYLAALDVVSPTAKGTVVAFGDSITDGYHSSTGTYTRWTDFLARRLGAGTSQKLSVVDAGIGGNRVLTDVPNLWQGVSALKRFGHDALGQPGVKDVILFEGINDIGNSAGPNGAPLTAADLISGYRTLIAQAHAAHVRVIGGTLTPDQGNGYYTAAAEAIRQSVNQWIRTGGAFDGVIDFDQAIRNPANPAALNPMFDSGDHIHPNDIGMKVLADAIDLRLLRS; this comes from the coding sequence ATGATGTTCCCCAGGACACGTCGCCGAGCACTGATGTCCGTGGTCGCCGTGCTGGCGGGCACAGCCCTGTCCTTTGCGCCGCTCGGCGCCGCGCACGCGGCGCAGGGCACCGGAACCCGGGTCGGCGCCTGGTCGCCCAGCATGACCACGGCCGGCCCGGCCTTCGACAACCAGACCATCCGGATGGTGGTCCACAGCAGCGTCGCCGGCTCCGGCGTCCGCATCACCCTCTCCAACCGGTACAGCAGCACCGCGCTCGACGTCGGCACCGTGGACGTCGCCGTCCAGGCGCGCGGGGGCGGGGGATACGCGGTGCGCGGGTCCACCGTGAACGTGACGTTCGGTCGGTCCGGCCGGGTCACCGTCCCCGCGGGTGGGCAGGTGATCAGCGACGTCGTCCCGATCTCGCTCAGTGCCGGGGAGAACGTGCTGGTCAGCCTCTATGTGCCCGGCAGCACGGGCGCGTCCACCTGGCACTCGGACGCGTTTGACACCACCTACACGGCCCCGGGCAACCATGCGGGCGACGACCTCGTGGACGCTTTCGGCACCACCACGACCTCCTGGTACTACCTGGCGGCGCTGGACGTGGTGTCGCCGACCGCGAAGGGAACGGTGGTCGCCTTCGGGGACTCCATCACGGACGGCTACCACTCGTCCACCGGCACCTACACCCGCTGGACCGACTTCCTCGCCCGGCGGCTGGGCGCCGGCACCTCGCAGAAGCTCAGCGTGGTGGACGCCGGGATCGGCGGCAACCGGGTCCTCACCGACGTCCCCAACCTCTGGCAGGGCGTCAGCGCCCTCAAGCGCTTCGGCCACGACGCCCTCGGCCAGCCAGGGGTCAAGGACGTGATCCTCTTCGAGGGCATCAACGACATCGGCAACAGCGCCGGCCCCAACGGCGCGCCGCTGACGGCGGCGGACCTGATCAGCGGCTACCGCACCCTGATCGCCCAGGCGCATGCCGCCCACGTCAGAGTCATCGGCGGCACCCTCACGCCCGACCAGGGCAACGGGTACTACACGGCTGCGGCCGAGGCCATCCGCCAGAGCGTCAACCAGTGGATCCGCACCGGCGGCGCCTTCGACGGCGTCATCGACTTCGACCAGGCCATCCGCAACCCCGCGAACCCGGCCGCCCTCAACCCGATGTTCGACTCGGGCGACCACATCCACCCCAACGACATCGGCATGAAGGTACTGGCCGACGCGATCGACCTGCGGCTGCTGCGCAGCTGA